TGCACCGTGCGTCGCTGGCCGTTCTTGATCTCGATCTCCTCCTCGGTCGGCACGATGACGCGGAAAATCTGATCACCCATCTCCATCGTTTCGATGCGGTGCATCAGGTTCTGCTTCACCTTGTTTTCGTAGCCCGAGTAGGTGTGGATCACATACCAGCGGCGTCCATCATCCTGGACAATCGGCTCGTTTTGGTGATCGATATCTGCCATAATCTTCCCAGGGGCAAGCTACAGCCTGCCAGCCCAGTTCTGCAGCTGAAGCAGCAGGAACTGAAAGATGGAGTCGGCGATAAAAAGCAAAAGACTAATAGCAGCTGAGACAATAACAACAACGGTTGTCAGGCGGACCGTCTCTTCGCGTGTCGGCCAAACAACCTTCTTCATCTCCGCACGCAACTCACGAAATGTGCGGACAACCAGATTTTCGCGATTCTCTTTTTCTTTGACAACCGCCATGCTACGCCTCTTCGCCCATATTCAGGATGCAACAGGGCGGGGGTATGCCCCGCCCTGCTCTACCAACACGGTTCTTACTCAACGATCTTGGTAACGACGCCCGAGCCAACGGTGCGGCCACCCTCGCGGATCGCGAAGCGCAGACCGTCCTCGATCGCCACCGGCACGATCAGCTCGACGTCCATCTCGACGTTGTCGCCC
The sequence above is a segment of the Chloroflexia bacterium SDU3-3 genome. Coding sequences within it:
- the secE gene encoding preprotein translocase subunit SecE, with the translated sequence MAVVKEKENRENLVVRTFRELRAEMKKVVWPTREETVRLTTVVVIVSAAISLLLFIADSIFQFLLLQLQNWAGRL
- the tuf gene encoding elongation factor Tu (EF-Tu; promotes GTP-dependent binding of aminoacyl-tRNA to the A-site of ribosomes during protein biosynthesis; when the tRNA anticodon matches the mRNA codon, GTP hydrolysis results; the inactive EF-Tu-GDP leaves the ribosome and release of GDP is promoted by elongation factor Ts; many prokaryotes have two copies of the gene encoding EF-Tu), with translation GDNVEMDVELIVPVAIEDGLRFAIREGGRTVGSGVVTKIVE